TCCAACGTGATCTCCCCCCGTAGATGCATATAATATTCTTCCGGCACATTTTTTCCTCGAAAGTGCCAGAAAAACCTCCGCAACCTTAGGGTAGTGTGGGCATGAAGGTCCTTTTCAATCGAAAGCTTGATTTCAAAGGCGAATCCGGTATCTGTATTAAACTTGGAAAAGCCCTCCCCAAGCCCACCTGGACCTGCAAATAGATCTATCACTGGAATCCGCTCAAATTCCATAACAACTTTTCCATTGGCAGCATTTGCCGAACTGAATGAACATCGCCATTATTAACTGCCTCATAATAGTAAGGATGTTTTCATCATGCCGGACTAAATCCGGCATCCAGAAGCAGACTGGATTCCGGCCTTTAGCGGAATGATCGGGTAAAGACAATTAGGATGCTATTAATATGCTTCTCTTTGAGCAATACGGGCAGACAATCTCGATCAAACCATTATTCAAACAATGGAATAGAGCTCGGTAAGCAAAGCTGACATAAATCCACCTTCTCGCCTGTATGGGGTACCTACCAGCATTCCCCGATCCAATCCGTGGTTAATCGTTTCACAGGATGTTTCAGGCAAAAGGACGCAAGCGTGACAGGCTGCGAGATTTACAAGTCTGGATCCCTGCCCTCCAAGATGCTCAGAGCATACAGGGTCGGCCGAACACCAAGATGCACGGCTAAGCGCTCGATGTATGATTTGACCAAGACGGTCCGGACGACCGAGTTGCACAAGGCCACCCAAGGTCCCATCAGAATCGCCCGCAGCGGTGTAGATAAGAAGCGAAGCCATCGGGGCTTCCTCATCAGTAGAAACATAAATTCGCTCTCGTAAAGAAGCTGTACTGTATCCACATTCGAAGACAAATTGATTGATAAGAACATGTGCCATAGTGTGAACCAATAAATATTTAGAGGCCCATGCACGGTTGGCTGCCCCAAGAGGAGGAAGGGTTTGATAGATGCCCCCTAGTCGTACTATAAAGCCGTCATCTAGGCGATTCTCCAGCCACGCAGCCTGCTCTGCTTGCCATATGGCAATTTGGTTTTCATCTAATTCGATATAGATGCCTTCACCGAACACTTCGACAACGGGCAGCCAACGATCTTGTGGAAGTCTTGGCGGATCACGGAATAGTTGGTTCGTTGCCGTTTGCGGCATGCCAACCAAAGGGGCGGGAGCAGTGTCTAACCGATCGAAGCCATAAAAAGCCCTTGTCTCACGGAGACGCTCTACAAGATTTACGCGGTAAATCCAAGAAGTTACTGTTTGAGGAACACTGACCTGAATAACGCGCAGGTCGGGGATGTGTTCGGGATCATTGATTTCATTTCGGATGATATTAAACTCGGCACGACGGAATGCAAGGAGTTCTGATTCAGGGGCCGCTGGTTTCGCAGACCCGGCAGGCGCACTGCACTGTTCGTCTTCAAAAAGACTCTGCAACGCAGCCTCTATCTGCTCATGGTTATACGTAACCCCTCTTTCATCTAACCCAGCCGCGACCATGGCTACAGTGTTGCCGCGTTTTCCCATGTTCCATAAAGTTCTGCCGACACCTAATGTAGATGGATCCTGCTCAATCTCAATGCGCAAAAGCGAAACGGCCTCATCCTGGATTTCAATATCTGGCAATGAGATAGCAGAGATGGTCCGCGGGAAATATATATTTGTCTGATTGATGAGTGCGCCAACAAGAGGGTGGGGGCAATCTGGTTCATTGGATCCTTCACCCAGCCAAGGCCGGTCGCCGGGACAATTTATGCCTGCCTTTTGAAATGCGCTCTCCTCTCCTTTCCTGATATCCGGTTTAAAGGTCGTACCTCCAAGATGGCGTCCTTTTCTGCCTGGGGACCCTTGTGGGCAAGAACGACATTCTACTCTTATACTGGTGAGCTCTGAACCACCTCGATCCGTCAGGAAAAGACTGCCATCTCCCTCGCAATTGCAACCTATCCACTGCTTCCAGGGGAATTCACAAAGATGCCCTGCAGAACATACCGCAATGAATCGAACGGGCTGCCACCGTCCTCCCCCTGTCGGTTTGGGTAGACGAACTGACTCCAAGTTAAAACGACGCATTTCGCCAGTTCTTGTATGACGATACCACCTCGGAAATCGAACAGCAGGGATATGCAGGTTCGCATTCGGTGGAGGTATTTCTCCTCTTGAAACATGTCGATAATCCGGTGGGGAGCAAAAGCGGTCGACGCGCAATATCGCAGACAAACGGGGCTCAAATCGCTCAAATTCGGCACGGTTTGAACATTGGATCATAACGCCCGTTGTCTCGTCCCAACGCATAAACCAGTGATCTATTCCTGCCACAACATGGGGGATTCCACGGCGGTCTGTATATATACTGCCTGGGCCGAAGGGCGCGATAAGTTGACCAATTCGAATTTGCTTGTATCCCATGCTAACCTCTCCCAAAGCCTAACTGTCTGATAAGTGAAACTGGTATCAGATAATCCCTAAAGCCTATTCCTCGTCTATTCCACTATCCCCATATCCTTGAGTTATCTCCAATTCAGCGCTTCTGTCCACCTGTCGCATACTGCTTGGCACAACCACACCTCGGCGCTTCTGGCCAGCTGTTGCATACTGGCCAGGCCAAAGCATAAGATATTCACCATGCAGTTTCGGTGGGAAATCCTCCCATTCTTGAGGGTTTTGCCTCCATTTCCATAGCAATCCATTTCGCACCCGCTCCAGTTCTGCCAAGGACACAGACAGGTTTTCTTGGGCCTGAACGACATTACATCTGTCTATAAGCATTTGATAACATGCCAAAACATGTGCTTTATAGGATTCCCAGTTTTGAACAGACGCATCGGTTTGTTGTCTTGCCCAAGTGAGCATCGCCCCGTCACCTCCTCGTTGAATAGCAGAAAGTGCAAATGGTGTTGACGTTGTCGGCTCTACCCGTTCGTAAAGACGCCGGTGGTAACTGTGAAACTGTTCAAAATGTGATCGGTCTCGGCTTTTAGATGGATTATATATCATCAGAACCAGACCGGGCCGCTCCCACCATCTGCGGCCCACACGCCCTGTCACTTGGATATAGGTCGCTGTAGTCTTTGGCTGGCCAACTACGCTCATCAAAGAAAGGCGGTCGATATCAATGCCAACCTCAATTATATTTGAAGCAAGACATGCATCTATAGTCTGGCTGTTGGAGGATGAATCATATGCCACTGCCAGACGATCCAGCATCTTAACTATCTCAGCCTGGGAAAGGCGACTTGTGAGTTCCTCGATAATCCGTAGATTGCGCCGGTCATCTTGCGCAAAGCCCTCCCGGTTGAATAGAAACTTCAAGCGTGATCGTATGTCACTATCGAAAAGAGTTCTGGCGCCTCCAAGCTCCCTGATACTGTTATAAAAAGCTACCAGAGACCACCAGGGATCGCGCATAGCAGGATCAAGAGCATATGACCTGAATAAAGCCGCAGAGAAACTGCGGACCTGAGTTGTCAGTACTGATCCGTATCCACTTGCGTGAATACCAAGATAAAGCCTACCATCTTGGAGCCTTTCATGACCATCTCTTGCATATTTTCCAAAAAAGGAATCTCCCATTGTCAAACCCGGGCTCGGAAACAACTGGAAGCGGGTTCGTCCATATAATGCTTTGACTTGGCCGTCAGCGCCTCTTACGGTTGCAGTAGA
This DNA window, taken from Deltaproteobacteria bacterium, encodes the following:
- a CDS encoding DUF1998 domain-containing protein, which translates into the protein MGYKQIRIGQLIAPFGPGSIYTDRRGIPHVVAGIDHWFMRWDETTGVMIQCSNRAEFERFEPRLSAILRVDRFCSPPDYRHVSRGEIPPPNANLHIPAVRFPRWYRHTRTGEMRRFNLESVRLPKPTGGGRWQPVRFIAVCSAGHLCEFPWKQWIGCNCEGDGSLFLTDRGGSELTSIRVECRSCPQGSPGRKGRHLGGTTFKPDIRKGEESAFQKAGINCPGDRPWLGEGSNEPDCPHPLVGALINQTNIYFPRTISAISLPDIEIQDEAVSLLRIEIEQDPSTLGVGRTLWNMGKRGNTVAMVAAGLDERGVTYNHEQIEAALQSLFEDEQCSAPAGSAKPAAPESELLAFRRAEFNIIRNEINDPEHIPDLRVIQVSVPQTVTSWIYRVNLVERLRETRAFYGFDRLDTAPAPLVGMPQTATNQLFRDPPRLPQDRWLPVVEVFGEGIYIELDENQIAIWQAEQAAWLENRLDDGFIVRLGGIYQTLPPLGAANRAWASKYLLVHTMAHVLINQFVFECGYSTASLRERIYVSTDEEAPMASLLIYTAAGDSDGTLGGLVQLGRPDRLGQIIHRALSRASWCSADPVCSEHLGGQGSRLVNLAACHACVLLPETSCETINHGLDRGMLVGTPYRREGGFMSALLTELYSIV